The sequence AGCCGCGCTATATCCAGACGGTGTGGGGTGTGGGTTATGTATTTGTGCCGGATGGCACTGCGACCAAGTGATCGATGATTTGCAGACGCGGGCATTCTGAAGTTCGTCCCCTTTGGGACGACTGGATGCCCGGCGTCTGCAATTCTGCGAGCGCCGCTCGCTCCTGCAAGGTGTCTAGCTGTCTTCTATGAAAACCCCGCTCTGGTTCCCGCAAAGCTTCTTCTCCCGCACCCTTTGGCTGGTGCTGATCGTCGTTCTTTTTTCCAAGGCACTGACCCTGGTTTATCTATTGATGAACGAGGACGTGCTGGTAGATCGACAGTACAGCCACGGCGTCGCCCTGACGTTACGCGCCTATTGGGCTGCGGACCCCGAGAATCGCGAGAAGATCGCCAAGGCTGCGACGCTTGTCCGGGTGGTGGGTGCTGGTGTGCCCGAAGGCGAACAGCATTGGCCCTACAGTGAGATTTACCAGCGCCAGATGCAGGCCGAACTGGGTGACGACACCGAAGTACGCCTGCGCATGCATGTGTCGCCGGCACTGTGGGTCCGAGCACCAAGCCTGGGGGATGGCTGGCTGAAAGTGCCACTGTATCCGCATCCGTTGCGTGGGCAGAAAATCTGGAACGTGTTGGGTTGGTTCCTGGCCATTGGTTTGCTTTCAACCGCGTCCGCCTGGATCTTCGTGCGCCAGCTCAATCAGCCGCTCAAGCGCTTGGTGTTTGCGGCTCGCCAATTGGGTCAGGGTCGCAGTGTGCGCCTGCCCATCAGTGACACACCGAGCGAAATGACCGAGGTGTACAGCGCGTTCAACCAGATGGCCGAGGATGTCGAACAGGCAGGCCGCGAGCGCGAGCTGATGCTCGCGGGCGTGTCCCATGACCTGCGCACACCGCTGACGCGCCTGCGCCTTTCCCTGGAGCTGATGGGTAACCACACTGACCTTACCGACGACATGGTTCGTGATATCGAAGACATGGACGCGATCCTCGACCAGTTCCTGGCCTTTATCCGCGATGGCCGTGACGAGGTTGTGGAGGAGGTCGACCTGACGGATCTGGTGCGCGAAGTGGTGGCACCCTACAACCAGAACGGTGAGCAGGTGCGCATGCGTCTGGAGCCAATCCAGCCGTTCGCGTTGCGTCGGGTGTCGATGAAACGGCTGCTTAACAACCTGATCGGCAATGCCTTGCACCATGCCGGTTCTGACGTGGAAGTGGCGGCTTACGTGTCGGGAGACCCTAGCGCGCCTTATGTGGTGCTGAGTGTCATGGACCGTGGCGCCGGCATTGATCCCGATGAGTTGGAAGGCATCTTCAACCCCTTCACTCGTGGCGACCGTGCCCGGGGTGGCAAAGGGACAGGCCTGGGTTTGGCCATTGTGCGGCGGATTGCTTCGATGCACGGTGGCAATGTTGAATTGCGTAACCGTACCGAGGGCGGTCTGGAAGCGCGGGTGCGCTTGCCGTTGGGGCTGATGTTGCCAAGGGATGCGGTCTAATGTGGGAGCGGCGGTGCGACGATTCGACTTGCTCGCGAATGCGGTGTTTCAGTCACTGTTATGTCGACTGATCCACCGCATTCGCGAGCAAGCCCGCTCCCACACTCGTTCTGCGTTGCTTTGATGCTTGTGTTTCTAGCCCTTGCCTTTGGTTCGGGTCATGTTCGGTCCACCATTCTTCTCCAGATGCTGAATGATGATCCCGGCCACATCCTTGCCGGTAGTGGTCTCAATCCCCTCCAGACCCGGTGATGAGTTCACTTCCATCACCAATGGCCCGTGATTCGACCGCAAGATATCTACCCCGGCCACACTCAACCCCATCACCTTGGCTGCTCGCAGCGCGGTCATGCGTTCTTCGGGGGTGATCTTGATCAAGCTGGCGCTGCCGCCTCGGTGCAGGTTGGAGCGAAACTCTCCTGGCTTGGCCTGGCGCTTCATCGCAGCAATCACCTTGTCGCCCACCACGAAGCAGCGGATATCCGCGCCACCGGCTTCCTTGATGTATTCCTGGACCATGATGTTCTGCTTGAGGCCCATGAACGCTTCGATCACCGATTCGGCCGCCGTGGCGGTTTCGCAGAGCACCACGCCGATACCTTGGGTGCCTTCCAGTACCTTGATCACCAGCGGCGCACCGTTGACCATCTCGATCAGGTCGGGAATGTCATCGGGGGAGTGGGCAAAACCTGTTACCGGCAAGCCAATACCGCGCCGCGACAGTAATTGCAGCGAGCGCAGCTTGTCTCGGGAGCGGGCGATAGCCACTGACTCGTTGAGCGGAAACACCCCCATCATTTCAAACTGGCGTAACACGGCGCAGCCATAGAAGGTCACCGAGGCGCCGATTCGCGGGATCACCGCATCGAAGCCCTCCAGCGGTTTTCCTCGGTAGTGGATCTGCGGCTTATGACTGGCAATGTTCATATAGGCGCGCAACGTATCGATCACCACCATCTCATGGCCACGTTCGGTGCCGGCCTCGACCAGGCGACGGGTGGAATACAGACGCGGGTTACGCGACAGCACAGCGATCTTCATGCAACACCTGTGGCAGAAATAGTAGAGACCGGGAACACCGGCTTGTCTTGAACGTATTTGAGCCCGGGATTGACCACCAACTGGCCGTCAATCAGGGCTTTGGAACCGAGCAACAGGCGATAGCGCATGGCTTTGCGGCAGGCGAGGGTGAACTCCACCCGCCATACGCGATCGCCCAGGGCCAGGGTGGTGCTGATGACATAGCGCACCTGCGCCTGGCCGTTGGAGCTTTTGATGGTTTTCATCGCCACTAGTGGCGCTTCGCAGCGCCGGTGGCGCAGTTGCACCACGCTGCCCAGGTGCGCGGTGAAGCGCACCCACTTCTTACCGTCGCGCTCGAACGGCTCGATCTCGGTGGCATGCAGGCTGGAGGTACTGGCACCGGTGTCGATTTTTGCGCGCAGGCCCGCTACTCCCAACTCGGGTAGTGCCACCCACTCACGCAGACCGACAACGGTCAAATGGTCAAATGTCTTCAATATGGATAACCGGCAATCAGAAATATTTCGTAGTCGTCGAGGACAGTAACGTCCAACTGCTCAAGGATTGTGACAATCCCAGAGCTGTCACTGAGGGTGACGCGCCGATTTCGCGGTATTCACGCAGAATATTCGGCAAATGGCGACAGTTATCTATCGGGCTTCGCAAATCAGTGGGTTCAAGGGAAACTCACGAAAACAGCGTGATGTCTGGCGTATCTTAGGTGAGCCCAAGGGTTTATGCGTCGTAGGGTTTCAACGTTAAAGTTGCGGCATTTTTCAGAGCGAGGAATTCAAGTGGCCCAGAAGCAGGAAGAGGACGAAAAAGTCCGTTTGGACAAGTGGCTGTGGGCGGCGCGCTTCTACAAGACACGTGCCCTGGCCAAGGCGGCTATTGAGAGTGGCAAGGTGCATTGCCGGGGGGAGCGCTGCAAGCCGGGCAAGGAGCCGCGTTTGGGTGATGAGTTCCAGATCCGTGCCGGTTTTGATGAGCGGACCGTGGTGGTTCAGGCGCTGTCCATCGTTCGTCGTGGGGCGCCTGAAGCCCAGGCGCTGTACACCGAAACCGAAGCCAGCATCGCCAAGCGCGAAAAGGCGGCGGCGATGCGTAAGGCGGGATCTCTTGGCGTCAGCACCGATGGCAAGCCGAGCAAGAAGCAACGACGGGACCTGTTCAAGTTCCGTGGCAGTGGCAACGACGATTGAGGTCAACCGGTAATCGCCCAAGACATCACTTGGCTTGGAACAAACCCGGATTGTTCATAAACTGTTGCATCTTCGCGTTAAAACTCTTCAATTCAGATACCCAGACCTATGACTGATCTACCGGATACCGACTTCACCCAACGCTTCATCTTCGACGACAGCGACGCCCGCGGCGAACTGGTTGCCCTGGAGCGTAGCTATGCCGAAGTCCTCGCCAAGCATCCCTATCCGGAGCCGGTCGCGCAACTGCTCGGTGAGCTGATGGCCGCCGCTGCGCTGCTGGTCGGTACAATGAAATTCGATGGTTTGCTGATCCTTCAGGCCCGTTCCGAAGGCCCGATTCCATTGCTGATGATCGAGTGCTCCAGCGAGCGGGAAATCCGTGGCCTGGCCCGTTACGACGCCGACCAGATCACCCCGGATGCCACCCTGGCCGACCTGATGCCCAACGGTGTGCTGGCGCTTACCGTCGACCCGACCGAAGGCCAGCGTTATCAGGGCATCGTC is a genomic window of Pseudomonas sp. ADAK18 containing:
- the rimK gene encoding 30S ribosomal protein S6--L-glutamate ligase; translation: MKIAVLSRNPRLYSTRRLVEAGTERGHEMVVIDTLRAYMNIASHKPQIHYRGKPLEGFDAVIPRIGASVTFYGCAVLRQFEMMGVFPLNESVAIARSRDKLRSLQLLSRRGIGLPVTGFAHSPDDIPDLIEMVNGAPLVIKVLEGTQGIGVVLCETATAAESVIEAFMGLKQNIMVQEYIKEAGGADIRCFVVGDKVIAAMKRQAKPGEFRSNLHRGGSASLIKITPEERMTALRAAKVMGLSVAGVDILRSNHGPLVMEVNSSPGLEGIETTTGKDVAGIIIQHLEKNGGPNMTRTKGKG
- a CDS encoding ATP-dependent zinc protease; this encodes MREWVALPELGVAGLRAKIDTGASTSSLHATEIEPFERDGKKWVRFTAHLGSVVQLRHRRCEAPLVAMKTIKSSNGQAQVRYVISTTLALGDRVWRVEFTLACRKAMRYRLLLGSKALIDGQLVVNPGLKYVQDKPVFPVSTISATGVA
- a CDS encoding RNA-binding S4 domain-containing protein gives rise to the protein MAQKQEEDEKVRLDKWLWAARFYKTRALAKAAIESGKVHCRGERCKPGKEPRLGDEFQIRAGFDERTVVVQALSIVRRGAPEAQALYTETEASIAKREKAAAMRKAGSLGVSTDGKPSKKQRRDLFKFRGSGNDD
- a CDS encoding ATP-binding protein; this encodes MKTPLWFPQSFFSRTLWLVLIVVLFSKALTLVYLLMNEDVLVDRQYSHGVALTLRAYWAADPENREKIAKAATLVRVVGAGVPEGEQHWPYSEIYQRQMQAELGDDTEVRLRMHVSPALWVRAPSLGDGWLKVPLYPHPLRGQKIWNVLGWFLAIGLLSTASAWIFVRQLNQPLKRLVFAARQLGQGRSVRLPISDTPSEMTEVYSAFNQMAEDVEQAGRERELMLAGVSHDLRTPLTRLRLSLELMGNHTDLTDDMVRDIEDMDAILDQFLAFIRDGRDEVVEEVDLTDLVREVVAPYNQNGEQVRMRLEPIQPFALRRVSMKRLLNNLIGNALHHAGSDVEVAAYVSGDPSAPYVVLSVMDRGAGIDPDELEGIFNPFTRGDRARGGKGTGLGLAIVRRIASMHGGNVELRNRTEGGLEARVRLPLGLMLPRDAV